A genomic region of Mesobacillus jeotgali contains the following coding sequences:
- the priA gene encoding primosomal protein N' codes for MNIASVIVDVPAKQTDKTFDYKIPDKFIDVIKPGTRVIVPFGPRKIQGFVTGLKDQSDFSKLRSIIEPLDLTPVLNEELLQLGEWLTEHTLSYKISSYQAMLPAALKAKYEKKIVLSTGVELSDLPENLSELFKENSELKWDDAVAKGLVQQLQKEAGAGRVEVVYQVKDRVRKKLLKHVYPAIGAEQLKEARSNLSAQASGQQAVLDFFLEHPAPVEQRLLLSTLGISQASVQSLAKKGIVNVDEMEVYRDPYSEREFERKVALELTTEQEEAISPILSSIEKELHEVFLLYGVTGSGKTEIYLQSIQEVLSKGKEAIVLVPEISLTPQMVTRFKERFGDLVAVMHSGLSAGEKYDEWRKIQRKEVKVVVGARSAIFAPFENIGIIIIDEEHETSYKQEENPRYHARDVAIQRAKTYACPVVLGSATPSLESFARAQKGRYTLLSLPKRMNNQALPTVEIVDMREELRTGNRSMFSVKLFGKIKDRLERKEQTVLFLNKRGHSSFVMCRDCGYVMNCPHCDITLTYHRYNEQMKCHYCGYEDRVPTICPECNSEHIRYFGTGTQKVEEELLKLIPEARIIRMDVDTTGRKGSHEKLLTAFQEGQADILLGTQMIAKGLDFPNITLVGVLSADTMLNLPDFRSSEKTFQLLTQVSGRAGRHKLPGEVVIQTYTPEHYSVELAGTQDYDRFYQQEMLIRKVHQYPPFYYLSLVTVSHEELMKVVSVTEKIAKFISSRLSNEAVVLGPVASPIPRINDRYRYQCLIKYKKEPELSNALKAILDHYQQEMGAGGLQISVDLNPYILM; via the coding sequence ATGAATATAGCAAGCGTTATTGTCGATGTGCCTGCCAAGCAGACTGACAAGACTTTTGACTATAAAATCCCGGACAAGTTCATAGATGTCATCAAGCCTGGGACAAGGGTCATCGTGCCTTTTGGTCCTCGGAAAATCCAGGGTTTTGTCACGGGACTCAAAGACCAGTCCGATTTTTCCAAGCTGCGGTCCATTATCGAACCGCTTGATTTGACTCCGGTATTGAATGAGGAACTTCTTCAGCTTGGAGAATGGCTGACAGAGCATACATTAAGCTATAAAATCTCCTCTTACCAGGCAATGCTGCCTGCTGCACTTAAAGCAAAATATGAAAAAAAGATTGTGCTGTCAACAGGGGTTGAATTAAGTGACCTGCCTGAAAATCTTTCGGAGCTTTTTAAAGAAAATAGTGAGCTTAAATGGGACGATGCAGTGGCAAAGGGACTTGTCCAGCAGCTGCAAAAGGAAGCTGGGGCCGGCAGGGTTGAGGTTGTCTATCAAGTCAAGGACCGGGTGCGCAAAAAACTGCTCAAGCATGTTTATCCGGCCATTGGTGCAGAACAGCTGAAAGAAGCAAGAAGCAACCTTTCAGCACAGGCATCAGGGCAGCAGGCTGTGCTTGATTTCTTTCTTGAGCATCCCGCGCCTGTGGAACAGAGACTGCTTCTCTCGACACTCGGAATCTCCCAGGCATCGGTTCAATCACTAGCCAAGAAAGGGATCGTGAATGTAGATGAGATGGAGGTATACAGAGACCCTTATTCAGAACGGGAATTTGAACGGAAAGTAGCATTGGAACTGACAACTGAGCAAGAAGAAGCTATTAGTCCAATCCTATCTTCTATTGAAAAAGAACTTCATGAAGTCTTCTTATTATATGGAGTGACAGGCAGTGGCAAGACTGAAATCTATTTACAGTCGATCCAGGAGGTACTGAGCAAGGGAAAAGAAGCCATCGTGCTTGTACCAGAAATCTCATTGACTCCCCAAATGGTCACCCGTTTCAAAGAGCGGTTCGGCGATCTGGTTGCTGTTATGCATAGCGGCCTTTCTGCGGGTGAGAAATATGATGAATGGCGGAAAATCCAGCGCAAGGAAGTCAAAGTAGTGGTGGGGGCAAGGTCGGCCATTTTTGCTCCATTCGAGAACATAGGTATCATCATTATTGATGAAGAACATGAGACGAGTTACAAACAGGAAGAAAATCCGCGCTACCATGCCAGGGATGTTGCGATCCAACGGGCAAAAACCTATGCTTGTCCGGTCGTTCTCGGCAGCGCTACACCATCACTCGAATCATTTGCCAGGGCGCAAAAAGGAAGATATACTTTGCTGTCGCTGCCAAAACGGATGAACAACCAGGCGCTGCCGACTGTTGAAATCGTTGATATGCGGGAAGAGCTGCGAACAGGCAACCGCTCAATGTTTTCCGTGAAGCTTTTTGGAAAAATAAAAGACAGGCTTGAGAGAAAAGAGCAGACTGTCCTGTTTTTGAATAAGCGGGGACACTCCTCTTTTGTCATGTGCCGGGATTGCGGCTATGTGATGAATTGCCCGCACTGTGATATCACGCTGACATACCATCGTTATAATGAACAGATGAAATGCCATTATTGCGGTTATGAAGACAGGGTTCCCACGATCTGTCCTGAATGTAATAGTGAACATATCCGCTATTTCGGGACCGGGACTCAAAAGGTTGAGGAAGAATTGTTAAAATTGATTCCTGAGGCGAGAATCATCAGGATGGATGTCGATACTACGGGCAGGAAAGGCTCACATGAAAAGTTGCTGACTGCTTTTCAGGAGGGTCAGGCGGACATATTACTTGGAACGCAAATGATCGCGAAAGGGTTGGATTTTCCAAACATTACATTAGTAGGGGTCCTTTCAGCTGACACCATGTTAAACCTCCCCGATTTCCGGTCTTCGGAAAAAACATTCCAGCTTTTGACGCAGGTAAGCGGGAGGGCAGGAAGGCATAAGCTGCCCGGTGAGGTTGTGATCCAGACTTATACACCTGAGCATTATAGCGTAGAGTTAGCTGGAACCCAGGATTATGACCGGTTCTATCAGCAGGAGATGCTGATACGGAAGGTTCATCAATATCCACCGTTTTACTACTTGTCCCTTGTGACGGTCAGCCATGAAGAATTGATGAAAGTGGTTTCCGTCACAGAAAAAATAGCAAAATTCATCTCATCCAGGCTTTCGAATGAGGCAGTCGTTCTGGGTCCAGTAGCATCACCCATACCTCGCATCAACGATAGATATCGTTATCAATGTCTGATAAAATACAAAAAGGAACCAGAACTCAGCAATGCCCTAAAAGCCATACTGGATCATTACCAGCAGGAAATGGGAGCAGGAGGATTACAGATTTCTGTCGATCTTAACCCTTACATCCTGATGTAA
- the gmk gene encoding guanylate kinase yields MQEKGLLIVLSGPSGVGKGTVRKELFSQHDTAFEYSVSATTRLPREGEQNGVDYFFKTREEFEEMIREDQLLEYAEFVGNYYGTPVEYVRETLDAGRDVFLEIEVQGASQVRKKFPEGLFIFLAPPSLSELENRIVTRGTETEDIIKGRMKAAREELEMMELYDYVVENDHVENAADRVKSIVVAEHCRRERVQHRYKKMLEVE; encoded by the coding sequence ATGCAGGAAAAAGGTTTGTTGATTGTTCTTTCAGGACCATCAGGAGTTGGCAAAGGCACCGTCCGGAAAGAATTATTTTCCCAGCACGATACAGCTTTTGAATATTCCGTGTCCGCAACAACGAGGCTGCCGCGTGAAGGTGAGCAAAATGGAGTGGATTATTTCTTCAAGACAAGGGAAGAGTTTGAAGAGATGATCAGAGAGGACCAATTGCTCGAGTATGCGGAGTTTGTTGGCAATTATTATGGAACTCCAGTTGAGTACGTCCGCGAAACGCTCGATGCGGGAAGGGATGTTTTCCTTGAGATTGAAGTTCAGGGAGCAAGCCAGGTAAGGAAGAAATTCCCCGAGGGACTTTTCATTTTCCTTGCACCGCCCAGCCTTTCAGAGCTTGAAAACCGGATCGTGACACGAGGCACTGAAACGGAAGATATCATCAAAGGCAGGATGAAAGCTGCAAGAGAAGAACTTGAAATGATGGAATTATATGATTATGTGGTTGAAAACGATCATGTTGAAAACGCAGCCGATCGAGTTAAGTCAATCGTTGTAGCGGAACACTGCCGCAGGGAACGCGTTCAACATCGTTATAAAAAAATGCTGGAGGTAGAATAA
- the coaBC gene encoding bifunctional phosphopantothenoylcysteine decarboxylase/phosphopantothenate--cysteine ligase CoaBC produces MLNGKKILLCVTGGIAVYKGAALTSKLTQAGAEVKVILSDSAAKFVTPLTFQALSRSEVYTDTFDEKNPENIAHIHLADWADLIIVAPATANIIGKLANGIADNMISTTLLAATAPVWVAPAMNVHMYQHPAVTKNMETLKSFGYEFIEPGEGYLACGYTGKGRLEEPETIVERAIQFFKKEDGELSGKTVLITAGPTREKIDPVRFLTNHSTGKMGYAIAGEAVKMGARVILVSGPVSLDPPSGAELVKVESAEEMYRAAMDHFGEANVLIGTAAVADYRPKYIYEEKMKKKEGEEALELERTKDILFELGQRKETQVIVGFAAETNDVEKHARGKLIRKNADMIVANDVKQEGAGFGTDTNIVTIFKRDGSKTELPLMAKTDVARRILSEISQLLKKDESQ; encoded by the coding sequence ATGCTGAACGGTAAAAAAATTTTATTATGCGTAACCGGTGGGATTGCTGTTTATAAAGGTGCTGCGCTGACAAGCAAGTTGACCCAGGCAGGTGCTGAAGTGAAAGTTATCCTGAGTGACTCAGCAGCGAAATTCGTTACTCCGCTCACTTTTCAGGCATTGTCCAGAAGTGAAGTTTATACAGATACATTTGATGAAAAAAATCCTGAAAATATTGCACATATCCATTTAGCTGATTGGGCTGATCTAATTATAGTTGCACCGGCTACTGCCAACATCATCGGCAAGCTTGCCAATGGAATTGCCGACAATATGATTTCGACAACACTGCTGGCCGCGACTGCTCCAGTTTGGGTTGCCCCGGCGATGAACGTACATATGTACCAACATCCCGCAGTAACAAAAAACATGGAAACGCTCAAAAGCTTTGGCTATGAATTTATCGAACCGGGAGAAGGGTATTTAGCATGTGGATACACAGGCAAGGGCCGTCTGGAAGAACCCGAAACGATTGTTGAGCGAGCAATCCAATTTTTCAAAAAAGAAGACGGGGAACTTTCAGGGAAGACTGTTTTGATTACAGCCGGACCGACACGGGAAAAAATCGATCCTGTTCGGTTTTTGACCAACCATTCAACCGGAAAAATGGGTTATGCCATTGCTGGTGAAGCGGTTAAAATGGGGGCGAGAGTCATACTGGTTTCCGGACCGGTTTCCCTTGATCCGCCTAGTGGAGCAGAACTGGTCAAGGTCGAAAGTGCCGAGGAAATGTACCGTGCTGCCATGGACCATTTCGGGGAAGCAAATGTCCTGATTGGTACAGCGGCCGTAGCAGATTACCGCCCAAAATATATATATGAAGAGAAAATGAAGAAAAAAGAAGGCGAAGAGGCTCTCGAGCTTGAACGGACAAAGGATATTCTTTTTGAGCTTGGTCAGAGAAAAGAGACGCAGGTTATTGTAGGATTCGCTGCCGAAACCAATGATGTCGAAAAACACGCAAGAGGCAAACTCATAAGGAAAAACGCTGATATGATTGTGGCCAATGACGTAAAGCAGGAAGGGGCAGGGTTTGGTACGGATACCAATATAGTGACCATTTTTAAAAGGGATGGCAGTAAGACAGAATTACCGCTTATGGCCAAAACTGATGTCGCACGCAGGATCCTTTCAGAAATCTCCCAGCTGCTAAAAAAGGATGAAAGCCAATGA
- the def gene encoding peptide deformylase encodes MAVRKIVNYPADILEQECDKVTAFDKKLAKLLDDMYDTMIEFDGVGLAAPQIDIKKQIAIVDIDDEHGTIEMINPVILETRGEQTGPEGCLSFPGLYGEVTRPNYVKIKAQDRKGKSFEIDAEEFLARAILHEIDHLHGVLFTTKVSRYIEEAELEELNQE; translated from the coding sequence TTGGCAGTAAGAAAAATAGTTAATTACCCAGCAGACATTTTGGAACAGGAATGCGATAAGGTCACAGCTTTCGATAAAAAACTGGCAAAGCTGCTGGATGACATGTATGATACAATGATTGAATTTGATGGTGTCGGCCTGGCCGCCCCTCAGATAGATATAAAGAAGCAGATTGCGATTGTCGATATTGATGATGAGCACGGTACGATTGAAATGATCAACCCCGTGATTCTCGAAACTCGCGGTGAGCAGACTGGGCCTGAAGGATGCTTAAGCTTCCCGGGGTTATACGGAGAGGTCACTCGCCCCAATTATGTGAAGATAAAGGCACAGGATCGCAAAGGGAAAAGCTTTGAAATAGATGCAGAGGAGTTTTTGGCAAGAGCGATCCTGCATGAGATTGACCATCTGCACGGTGTGTTATTCACCACTAAGGTGTCTAGATATATCGAAGAAGCTGAGTTAGAGGAGTTGAACCAGGAATGA
- the remA gene encoding extracellular matrix/biofilm regulator RemA, producing the protein MAIKLINIGFGNIVSANRIISIVSPESAPIKRIIQDARDRGSLIDATYGRRTRAVIVMDSDHVILSAVQPETVAHRLNDRDDIIDEG; encoded by the coding sequence ATGGCAATAAAGCTTATAAATATAGGCTTCGGCAATATTGTTTCAGCTAACAGGATCATTTCGATCGTAAGTCCTGAATCAGCTCCAATTAAACGGATCATCCAGGATGCACGCGACCGAGGATCGTTAATAGATGCTACATACGGTAGAAGGACGAGGGCTGTCATTGTCATGGACAGCGACCATGTCATTCTCTCTGCGGTACAGCCGGAAACGGTAGCTCACCGCCTGAATGACCGTGATGATATTATTGATGAAGGGTAG
- the rpoZ gene encoding DNA-directed RNA polymerase subunit omega, whose product MLNPSIDSLMTKIDSKYSLVSVAAKRARSMQVHMDAKLDKYVSHKFVGKALEEINAEKLHFKTAGSHEELNINE is encoded by the coding sequence ATGCTTAATCCTTCTATTGACTCGTTAATGACTAAAATTGATTCAAAATATTCACTGGTATCGGTTGCTGCAAAGCGCGCGCGCAGCATGCAGGTTCACATGGATGCCAAATTAGATAAGTATGTTTCACACAAATTCGTCGGCAAGGCACTTGAAGAAATCAACGCAGAAAAGCTTCACTTCAAGACAGCAGGAAGCCATGAAGAGTTAAATATCAACGAATAA
- the fmt gene encoding methionyl-tRNA formyltransferase, whose translation MTKIVFMGTPDFSVPVLRRLVDEGYDVIGVVTQPDRPVGRKRVLTPPPVKSEALKHGIPIYQPEKIRQQEELDKILALNPDLIVTAAFGQILPNQLLEAPKYGCINVHASLLPELRGGAPIHYAIIEGKEKTGITIMYMVEKLDAGDILTQVEVPISETDTVGTLHDKMSAAGADLLSDTLPKLLKGEITPVPQNNEEATFAWNIKREQEKIDWNRTGDDIYNHIRGMNPWPVAYTTMDGTVMKVWSASKANYTGSDQPGTIVNIEEDGFVVATADDTAIKITELQPAGKKKMDAKQFLLGAGANLQPGVKLGDIHE comes from the coding sequence ATGACAAAAATTGTATTTATGGGGACTCCGGACTTTTCTGTCCCGGTTTTGAGAAGATTGGTCGACGAGGGCTATGATGTCATAGGAGTTGTTACCCAGCCCGACCGCCCAGTTGGCAGAAAAAGGGTCTTGACACCGCCTCCGGTAAAATCAGAAGCGTTGAAACATGGCATCCCAATTTATCAGCCAGAGAAAATCCGCCAACAGGAAGAGCTGGATAAAATCCTGGCACTCAATCCGGATTTAATTGTCACTGCTGCGTTTGGACAAATCTTGCCAAATCAACTCCTCGAGGCTCCGAAGTATGGCTGCATCAATGTCCATGCATCCCTTCTGCCAGAGCTTCGCGGCGGGGCACCAATTCACTATGCCATCATTGAAGGAAAAGAAAAAACGGGAATAACTATCATGTATATGGTTGAAAAGCTGGACGCTGGCGATATCCTGACTCAAGTGGAAGTACCAATTAGTGAAACAGATACAGTTGGAACATTGCATGATAAAATGAGCGCAGCTGGAGCAGACCTCTTGTCAGATACGCTTCCAAAGCTGTTAAAAGGAGAAATCACTCCTGTTCCACAAAACAATGAAGAAGCTACATTTGCCTGGAACATCAAACGTGAACAGGAAAAAATCGATTGGAATAGAACTGGCGACGATATTTATAACCATATCCGCGGCATGAATCCTTGGCCTGTTGCCTATACGACAATGGATGGAACAGTAATGAAGGTATGGAGCGCCAGTAAGGCAAACTATACGGGAAGTGACCAGCCTGGTACAATTGTCAATATTGAGGAAGATGGTTTTGTTGTCGCAACTGCTGATGATACGGCAATAAAAATCACAGAGCTTCAGCCAGCAGGCAAGAAAAAGATGGATGCGAAGCAATTCTTGCTGGGTGCAGGGGCTAACTTACAGCCAGGCGTAAAGTTAGGAGACATCCATGAGTAA
- a CDS encoding YicC/YloC family endoribonuclease, giving the protein MVVSMTGFGRSRAESERFSVTVEVKTVNHRFCEFHIRMPRQLLKTEEKIKKKLGEHIKRGRVEVFVTLEGEGIVSRSVHIDWKALDDLVHHISEIKNRYSITGEIELRDIVSREEIIHIEEIEEENEELELLVLSAVEDAGSQLVQMRRLEGSALEKDVLQHIEQLKENISSVNKLASNVVEQYRERLQKKMAEFMDNQTDEDRILTEVAFFADKADISEEISRLESHVSQFKVIVMTNEPLGRKLDFLLQEMNREVNTIGSKANDSRIAREVVEMKSLLEKVKEQVQNIE; this is encoded by the coding sequence ATGGTCGTCAGTATGACTGGGTTTGGAAGGAGCAGGGCTGAATCAGAGAGGTTCAGTGTCACAGTCGAGGTAAAAACGGTCAATCACCGTTTTTGTGAATTCCATATTCGCATGCCCCGGCAGCTCCTGAAAACGGAAGAAAAGATAAAGAAGAAACTTGGCGAACACATAAAAAGAGGGAGAGTCGAAGTATTTGTAACTTTGGAGGGCGAAGGCATAGTTAGCCGAAGTGTACATATTGACTGGAAAGCCCTGGACGATTTAGTCCATCACATATCAGAAATCAAAAACAGGTACAGCATAACCGGAGAAATTGAGCTTCGTGACATTGTCAGCAGGGAAGAAATCATCCATATTGAGGAAATAGAAGAGGAAAATGAAGAACTTGAACTTCTTGTCCTTTCTGCCGTTGAGGATGCTGGCAGCCAGCTGGTCCAAATGCGCAGGCTGGAAGGGTCAGCGCTTGAAAAGGATGTACTGCAGCATATCGAACAGCTGAAAGAGAACATTTCGAGCGTGAACAAGCTGGCGTCTAATGTTGTAGAGCAGTACCGCGAGAGACTTCAAAAGAAAATGGCTGAATTTATGGATAACCAGACAGATGAGGATAGAATCCTCACCGAAGTTGCCTTCTTTGCAGATAAAGCTGATATCAGTGAAGAAATTTCCCGACTTGAAAGCCATGTAAGTCAATTCAAAGTTATAGTGATGACGAATGAGCCTCTTGGAAGGAAACTTGATTTTCTGCTTCAGGAAATGAATCGCGAGGTCAACACGATCGGTTCCAAGGCGAATGATTCAAGAATTGCCAGGGAAGTTGTCGAAATGAAAAGCCTCCTGGAAAAGGTTAAGGAACAAGTTCAAAATATAGAGTAG
- a CDS encoding calcium-translocating P-type ATPase, SERCA-type yields the protein MKFHEMNENEIASALRTDFTEGLEEKEVKRRREQHGYNALAEGEKQSALLLFFSQFKDFMVLVLLAATLISGLLGEMVDAIAIIAIVLVNGILGFFQERKAEKSLDALKELSAPQVHALRDGEWTKIPSKEVVPGDILKFISGDRIGADIRLIESRSLEVEESALTGESVPVQKNTSPLRIPNPGLGDMENMAFMGTMVTRGTGTGVVVATGMKTAMGQIADLLQTAETQETPLQRRLEQLGKILITAALFLTLLVVGIGVLQGHDLYTMFLAGVSLAVAAIPEGLPAIVTVALSLGVQRMIRKNAIVRKLPAVETLGCASVICSDKTGTMTQNKMTVTHLWSGNKTWTVDGVGYSPTGLFFHNDKSVDPQNEKSLQQLLTFGMLCNHAEMIDKDGEYAIDGDPTEGALLVAAMKAGYRRENLLNQFEVVNEFPFDSQRKMMSMIVKDNTGRKFAVVKGAPDVLIGLSDSILWNERQQRLTKDLSSKVQGAIDELAGNALRTIAIAFKPIPQNTVVLHENEAEKDLVFIGLQGMIDPPRPEVKTAVKECRDAGIKTVMITGDHVITAKAIAIQLGILTEGSKVLDGKALSEMSVSELEDIVDDVSVFARVSPEHKLKIVKALQNRGHIVAMTGDGVNDAPAIKAADIGVAMGIAGTDVAKEASSLVLLDDNFATIKAAIKEGRNIYENIRKFIRYLLASNVGEILVMLFAMIIGLPLPLVPIQILWVNLVTDGLPAMALGLDQPEEDVMKRAPRHPKEGVFARGLGWKVVSRGFLIGLMTLFAFMIVYNRNPDDLVYAQTIAFTTLVMAQLIHVFDCRSEKSIFARNPFENKYLVWAVISSLLMVLVVIYSPVLQPIFHTVPILAVDWLLILGLSAIPTFLLAGTFFARKTKRNMI from the coding sequence ATGAAGTTCCATGAGATGAATGAAAATGAAATAGCTAGTGCCTTAAGAACAGATTTTACAGAAGGATTGGAAGAAAAGGAAGTAAAACGCAGACGTGAACAGCATGGATATAATGCATTGGCCGAGGGGGAGAAACAATCGGCTCTGCTATTATTCTTCAGCCAGTTCAAGGATTTCATGGTACTGGTGCTCCTTGCGGCAACTTTGATATCAGGCCTTCTTGGTGAAATGGTCGATGCAATCGCCATCATAGCCATTGTTCTTGTAAATGGAATTTTAGGTTTTTTCCAGGAAAGGAAGGCGGAAAAATCACTTGATGCCCTGAAAGAACTTTCTGCTCCGCAGGTCCATGCTTTGCGTGATGGAGAGTGGACCAAGATTCCGTCGAAGGAAGTCGTGCCTGGAGATATCCTTAAATTTATAAGCGGGGACAGGATTGGTGCGGATATTCGCTTAATTGAATCCAGAAGTCTTGAAGTTGAAGAGTCAGCGCTTACGGGAGAGTCAGTCCCAGTACAAAAAAACACAAGTCCGTTGAGGATTCCTAACCCGGGACTTGGTGATATGGAAAATATGGCGTTTATGGGCACGATGGTCACAAGGGGTACTGGAACTGGTGTTGTTGTTGCTACAGGAATGAAAACAGCAATGGGCCAGATCGCTGACTTGCTCCAGACAGCCGAAACACAGGAAACACCGTTGCAGCGCAGACTGGAACAGTTGGGCAAAATCCTGATTACAGCAGCTCTATTCTTAACACTATTGGTAGTAGGGATTGGGGTGCTTCAGGGGCATGATTTATATACGATGTTCCTTGCGGGCGTCAGCTTGGCAGTTGCTGCCATTCCGGAAGGACTTCCTGCAATTGTAACTGTGGCATTGTCACTTGGTGTCCAGAGAATGATCAGGAAGAATGCGATTGTAAGGAAACTGCCGGCTGTGGAGACACTTGGCTGTGCGTCTGTCATTTGTTCTGACAAAACAGGGACGATGACGCAAAATAAGATGACGGTCACTCATCTTTGGAGCGGCAATAAAACTTGGACAGTCGACGGTGTAGGATACTCACCGACAGGGTTGTTCTTTCATAATGACAAAAGCGTCGACCCGCAAAATGAAAAATCACTGCAGCAGCTGCTGACATTTGGCATGCTATGCAACCACGCTGAAATGATTGACAAAGATGGTGAGTACGCAATTGATGGTGACCCTACTGAAGGTGCTCTGCTGGTTGCCGCAATGAAAGCCGGCTACAGAAGAGAGAATTTGCTCAACCAGTTTGAAGTTGTAAATGAGTTCCCATTCGATTCCCAACGAAAAATGATGAGCATGATTGTGAAAGATAATACGGGACGTAAATTCGCTGTTGTAAAAGGTGCACCGGATGTCCTGATTGGATTAAGTGATTCAATCCTTTGGAACGAAAGGCAGCAGCGCCTGACCAAAGATTTGTCCTCTAAAGTCCAGGGGGCGATTGACGAGCTGGCTGGCAACGCATTAAGAACGATTGCAATTGCCTTCAAGCCGATTCCGCAAAACACTGTAGTCCTTCATGAAAATGAAGCCGAAAAAGACTTGGTTTTCATCGGATTGCAGGGTATGATCGACCCGCCGCGGCCTGAAGTGAAGACAGCTGTAAAAGAATGCCGTGACGCAGGTATTAAAACGGTGATGATTACTGGTGATCACGTCATTACCGCAAAGGCGATTGCGATTCAGTTAGGTATTTTAACAGAAGGCAGCAAAGTATTGGATGGAAAAGCGTTATCAGAGATGTCCGTTTCTGAGCTGGAAGATATCGTCGATGATGTCTCCGTTTTTGCGCGAGTATCGCCAGAACATAAACTAAAGATTGTCAAGGCACTGCAAAACAGAGGGCATATCGTCGCTATGACTGGCGATGGCGTAAACGATGCCCCAGCGATTAAAGCGGCAGATATTGGTGTAGCAATGGGGATCGCAGGTACAGATGTTGCGAAGGAAGCTTCTTCACTCGTACTTCTGGATGATAACTTTGCCACTATTAAAGCAGCAATAAAAGAAGGCCGGAACATCTATGAAAATATCAGGAAGTTCATAAGATACCTCCTGGCTTCCAATGTCGGGGAGATATTAGTCATGCTTTTCGCGATGATCATCGGTTTGCCGCTGCCACTAGTGCCGATACAAATACTGTGGGTAAACCTGGTAACAGATGGTCTGCCTGCGATGGCATTAGGGCTGGACCAGCCTGAGGAAGATGTCATGAAAAGGGCGCCACGCCATCCTAAAGAAGGGGTATTTGCCCGGGGATTAGGCTGGAAAGTTGTTTCAAGAGGCTTCTTGATTGGATTAATGACTTTGTTCGCATTTATGATTGTCTATAATAGAAATCCGGATGACCTGGTATATGCACAGACGATTGCGTTTACTACACTCGTGATGGCACAGCTGATCCATGTCTTCGACTGCCGAAGCGAAAAATCAATCTTTGCCCGCAACCCGTTTGAGAACAAATATTTAGTTTGGGCTGTCATTTCATCGTTGCTCATGGTCCTTGTGGTTATTTATTCACCTGTCTTGCAGCCAATATTCCATACTGTTCCAATCCTGGCGGTTGACTGGTTGTTAATCCTTGGATTATCGGCAATTCCTACATTTTTGCTTGCAGGAACATTTTTTGCAAGAAAAACAAAGAGAAATATGATATAA